In Ruminiclostridium josui JCM 17888, the genomic window AAGCATGAGAATAATTAGGAACTTACCTATGGCAGTCTTGGTGAGAAGTGAAAACCACTCGGCATTGGAAAAGCGCATCATAGGGATCACAGAGAACATGAGTCCTGCCGTCATAAGATAGTCACGCCATACCTTTACCATCATACTGTCACTTTCAATCTGCATGGATTTAGCATCATTCATGGCCTTAATGATGGGAAACAAAGCAAATTTCAGTCTTCGGTCATGATGGCAAAGGATGAGGGTTTTTACCCACTCTGTAAAGTACCTGTTTTTAACTTTAGCTGCCAACCGATACAGTCCATGCTCCACATTGGGATTGATAAACCGAATTTCCGACACAAATTCATCAAAAGGTGTAGGAATTCTTAAATGTTCTGGAATATACCGATTCTTTTCCTCCACATAGGTTTCCACTGCCTTAATTATGTCATTATTTCCTGCATAGGCATTGGTAATGATGGACATGGTGTTTTCCAGCCCTTCGATTTCTTCCCTTGCTGCCGTAGAACTTCTCACTGTCAGATATAAATACGGGGCAGGGAACATACAGGCCGCCATTACCGCCGCCAGGCTGGTATTATCAAATAATAGGGTTCCTGCAACAAAGCCACCTGCTACTGATATAAGGATCATAATGACAAATTTTCTCGTAGTGCACCGAGTCTGACGAAACAGGGTTTCAAAACGTATTGAGATTCTCTCCGTTACTTTAAGCTTTGTCCCCACCAGATCCATACGACGTTTTTTCAGTAGATTCTGCTCTTTAATAAACGGGTTCAAATTAAGCAAGAGAATCAGGGAAAGGCTGATGAGTGTGAAAACAAGGACATAAGATATATAAATCAGATTCATTCTGCTCCCCCTTTCGTAAAGCGAAGAATCTCTTCTTGAGGGACACCGCCTATCAGCAGTTTTTCCGCAAGTGCCGGGGAAATGCAACCTAAACGCTTATGGGTGCCCACAGCCTTAATAATCTTACCGTCTTTATCCCGTTCATAATGGTCAATAACATATTTATATAAGGTATTTCCTGTTACCTCACCATTTTCTACCCCTGTAGCCTCAAAGATTTCCATGTATTTGCGGGATTTGTCCGGAAGCTGCATTTTGAAAAGCATAATGGGAAAAGCTTCAACAATGTTTTTCAGAAGTCTTTCTTCTGATAAGGATGTTCCTGCCTCAAGGCACATTGTAAGGATTCTGTCGTATGCCGTCCGTGCACTGTTGGCATGGAGGGTACTGACAATGGTGTGCCCTGTCCGTCCGGCTTCCTGCACGGTCAATGCTTCTTTTCCACGCATCTCTGCAGGTACAAGGATTTCAGGATGCAGCCTTAGTGATAGTTTCAATAAATCCAGCATGGAAATAGGATTAGGTTCTTCCTTGGTTAAAAGATGTATGACATCATTTATCATTACACCGTTTTCATCAAACTTTGCCAGTGACAGTTCACGGGTGTCCTCTATTGTGACAATGCGTTTGTCCGGAGGTACACAGCTTAGTATGTATCCCATATCAGCGGTTTTCCCGCTGCCGGTTGCTCCGGCTATTGCAACTGATACGCCGTTATTAACACATAGAGTCAGAAAGTCCAGTTCCTCTGCTGTAGCCGTATCCCACTCAATCAGATTTTCCCTTGTAATGAAAGAGGGCTTTTGTTTTCTAATAGAGGCAATGGCTCCCGCATCTGGGTCAACGCAGGGCGAAATAGCTCCCGACATTCGGACACCTCGTGCAATGAAACTGTCTCCAATAGGTTTTGAGCCATCGAGAATGACATTTCCAAACCGGCTCATCTTTCTTACAATATTGGAGCAGGCTTCGGGTGTACCAAAGGTTTCATTGAGTCGCACCTTTCTATCCCTATACAGTACCCAAATGCCACCATAACCGTTGACGTTTATTTCCTCCGTGTCAGTATCCTGAAGATATGGTGATAACAGTCCCATACCCGCCATGTCATAATATATCGCGTCTACCAATTCAGAAATGTTGCCTTTATCCTTTGCAACCAGCTGCTCACTGTTTAAATAGCGCATGATTAGGTCTTTAAGCTTTTCCTCGGCTTCCTCCGAGTACAACACCTGGGCAAGCTCCGATGAATGATTCTTCGCTATTATGCGCTGCAGTTTATCAAGAATTTCGCTGTAATCCTGGGCCTGCATACTCTCACCACTGTCGGAACGCAGTTTGTTAGCCCGGTAAATCAGGTCATTTACTGAAAATCCATGGTTCACCTCTTTTCACCTCCACAAATCGAGGATGCGATTTTCTCCAGTACCTTGCTATAACGTCTGCAGAACCGATCATGGTAGGAATACAGCGGTGTCCCGGCATTCTCAAGTTCTCCTGCCCGCTTGATATATGGCAGCTCATAG contains:
- a CDS encoding ATPase, T2SS/T4P/T4SS family, with the translated sequence MNHGFSVNDLIYRANKLRSDSGESMQAQDYSEILDKLQRIIAKNHSSELAQVLYSEEAEEKLKDLIMRYLNSEQLVAKDKGNISELVDAIYYDMAGMGLLSPYLQDTDTEEINVNGYGGIWVLYRDRKVRLNETFGTPEACSNIVRKMSRFGNVILDGSKPIGDSFIARGVRMSGAISPCVDPDAGAIASIRKQKPSFITRENLIEWDTATAEELDFLTLCVNNGVSVAIAGATGSGKTADMGYILSCVPPDKRIVTIEDTRELSLAKFDENGVMINDVIHLLTKEEPNPISMLDLLKLSLRLHPEILVPAEMRGKEALTVQEAGRTGHTIVSTLHANSARTAYDRILTMCLEAGTSLSEERLLKNIVEAFPIMLFKMQLPDKSRKYMEIFEATGVENGEVTGNTLYKYVIDHYERDKDGKIIKAVGTHKRLGCISPALAEKLLIGGVPQEEILRFTKGGAE